GCCAGCGCCTTCACCGTGTTGATGTAGAGGTCCCGGAGGCTGCCGTACAGCCGGATGGTCTCCACGGTGGGGGAGATGATGTGCTCGATGATGCTGACGAACTTCTTCTCGTACGAAGTGAAGAAGCGCCGGTCCGCGCTCCGGAAGAAGGCGATGTAGCCGATCGGCCCGTCCTTTTCCTTGATCGGGCAGTAGAGGACGGAGGTCCCGTCCGACAGGGTGGAGATGACCGTGGAGTCCGGCCCGGGGATCCGCTCCGACAGGTTGTCCCGCTCCCGCAGCGCCCGGAGCTCCTCCTCCCCGATGCCGTGGAGGATGTCGATTTCCTGGTCCGACCGGCTCTTGGTATGGACGATGCCGTAGTCCGCCTCGATGGCGGGGGCGATCTCCTCGAGGATCACCTGGCAGAACGCCTCGATCTCGTTGACGCCGATGGTCTTCCGGGCGAGCTTGAAGAGGAAGGTCATCTGCTCGGAGAGCTGCAGCATCTCGTCGCCGGTCTGCTGGAGCTCCAGGTCCCTCTGCAGCAGGTGGCCGATTCCCCGGACGCCGAGCAGGACATGGGGTTCGGCCCGTTGCAGGGCCTCCTCGGAGCCGGCCGAGCACACGATCCCGCCGGAGCCGTCCTCCGTTCCGACCGGGTAGAACCGGGAATGGGAATGGCCGCAGGCCTCCGTGCCGGGGAGGGGGACGGCCTCGCCGTCGCCGTCCACGAGCCATGCGGATATGCCGTGCTCGTTCCGCAGGTACGCGGCGAACTCCTCCACGAAGGAGGTGTCGAACATCGATTCCTTGAAGCAGCTCATGGGGTGAGCTTTGCGTCCGGGGGCAGGAAGGAGAAGATGG
The genomic region above belongs to Thermodesulfobacteriota bacterium and contains:
- a CDS encoding HD-GYP domain-containing protein, whose protein sequence is MSCFKESMFDTSFVEEFAAYLRNEHGISAWLVDGDGEAVPLPGTEACGHSHSRFYPVGTEDGSGGIVCSAGSEEALQRAEPHVLLGVRGIGHLLQRDLELQQTGDEMLQLSEQMTFLFKLARKTIGVNEIEAFCQVILEEIAPAIEADYGIVHTKSRSDQEIDILHGIGEEELRALRERDNLSERIPGPDSTVISTLSDGTSVLYCPIKEKDGPIGYIAFFRSADRRFFTSYEKKFVSIIEHIISPTVETIRLYGSLRDLYINTVKALAAAIDAKDQYTHGHSFRVARFSNAIGRRLGVSEKALDDLDIAAYMHDLGKIGVPESILGKPGKLTEAEYLEIKKHPILTNRILEPIHLPPAIVDAAVQHHERVDGRGYPFGLKGAEISLFGKIIAVADVFDALTSKRPYRNAMTVEKALGLLCEGIGSEFDLDAVRAMLMALRSEETLKDWLRTMPDLKFADLPGLAPFLEELSDAVGPAAPAENALPEGEEALA